Proteins encoded within one genomic window of Pygocentrus nattereri isolate fPygNat1 chromosome 7, fPygNat1.pri, whole genome shotgun sequence:
- the pdf gene encoding peptide deformylase, mitochondrial, whose product MNRRLRTLLPSVLSFRATSVLFWSARTSSPCSPCPLAGPAPSRCHTTNVKTRSYLQYLKRKIKAPPVPPYSHVCQVGDPVLRSRAAAVDPGAIRGAEVQQVIKTLVTVMRKLECVGLSAPQIGVPLQIMALEYPDKMLEESPPASVQARGLISVPLKIFVNPQLRVLNGQTATFQEACESISGYSASVPRYISVEVSGLNEKAEPVTWQASGWPARIVQHEMDHLSGVLYIDRMDSKTFINVNWEQYNE is encoded by the exons ATGAACAGGCGTTTGAGGACCTTGTTGCCTTCTGTGTTGAGTTTTCGGGCGACCAGTGTTTTGTTCTGGTCTGCTAGGACTTCCTCCCCGTGCTCACCGTGTCCACTGGCGGGTCCTGCGCCTTCACGCTGCCACACGACAAACGTAAAAACACGCTCATACCTTCAGTATCTTAAAAGGAAAATCAAAGCCCCACCAGTCCCTCCATACAGCCATGTGTGTCAGGTAGGGGATCCTGTTCTGCGCTCAAGGGCTGCAGCTGTGGACCCGGGAGCTATTCGAGGAGCAGAGGTGCAGCAGGTGATAAAGACCTTAGTAACGGTGATGCGCAAACTGGAGTGTGTGGGACTGAGCGCACCGCAGATTGGTGTACCGCTCCAGATCATGGCTCTGGAGTATCCAGACAAGATGCTGGAGGAAAGCCCACCTGCCTCCGTGCAGGCCCGTGGCCTGATCTCAGTGCCTCTAAAGATATTTGTTAATCCTCAGCTACGTGTCCTAAATGGACAGACTGCCACCTTCCAGGAGGCCTGTGAGAGCATCTCGGGCTACTCAGCCTCTGTGCCACGCTACATTTCTGTAGAGGTCTCAG GACTGAATGAGAAAGCTGAGCCCGTTACCTGGCAAGCGAGCGGTTGGCCGGCAAGGATAGTGCAGCATGAGATGGATCACCTCAGTGGAGTTCTCTACATTGATCGCATGGACAGTAAAACTTTTATTAATGTAAACTGGGAACAATACAATGAATAG
- the spata2l gene encoding spermatogenesis associated 2-like, translating to MSAGVKKNRGGLMEMYQANLERRIQQGDWNLVCRDEDLCKEVEGLLSKGAAQDTHSPLGLDPLSVMETSLEALPSTSGQTGLERLAKAFEVLELAALNLYLCPWRKEYRVVKMFSGMFTHWVKPGLTLHQIKELFGLLGYQHMGIGEEEELRLSSKPVHADSLLQLACAFFTARIECRLLLSCISPLGSSLEWELQLIRERKRGHSLQIARDSAKRKMESTPQSSEHETTVDLDLYTDDHLEPGQQAETNHMTAPPNLTYTPPKESQSSHGTSHSNTTSSKRENDDSTSKAKLVCVTTMTYQINPKPCLTELSPKPLKHFDYEKQVTPGSCAQISYLEQGYDLRQAQQDRMNMLSHNTQPETIQSWGKAQKNKLTKHQCMDKSAEVIFSVCHDCHYIHDFSCDDLQYCDARKHNLQTTGIIQPPQGERGVTAPPQRHTCLREKDQIYVVCNTCNKSHDCLCEEAQRCRDCGHSLQYLAEMNKEETYTLSKPMPLHQCCTETQPKFACLTCKVFHAVSCKDEQCLKKTHNVQKLKSECSSCSDPELHTLCRFCCAQYCKTCWFKNPMECKCGKPFSSPV from the exons atgaGTGCTGGAGTTAAGAAGAATAGGGGCGGTCTCATGGAGATGtaccaggccaacttggagcgAAGGATTCAGCAAGGTGACTGGAATCTGGTGTGCAGAGATGAAGACCTGTGCAAAGAAGTGGAGGGTCTTCTTTCCAAAGGGGCTGCCCAGGACACCCATTCCCCACTTGGGCTAGACCCGCTATCAGTGATGGAGACTTCGCTTGAAGCGTTGCCCTCCACATCAGGGCAAACTGGGCTCGAAAGACTTGCAAAGGCCTTTGAAGTGCTTGAGCTCGCAGCGCTAAACCTCTATCTTTGTCCGTGGCGGAAGGAGTACAGAGTGGTGAAG ATGTTTTCAGGTATGTTCACCCACTGGGTAAAACCTGGTTTGACACTACACCAAATTAAGGAGCTGTTTGGATTACTAGGATACCAGCATATGGGCATTGGTGAAGAGGAGGAGCTGAGGCTGAGTTCTAAACCAGTTCAtgcagactctcttctccagttgGCTTGTGCTTTCTTCACTGCTCGTATAGAGTGCCGGCTGCTGCTTTCCTGTATatctcctttgggcagttcttTGGAGTGGGAACTACAGCTCATTCGGGAAAGGAAGCGTGGCCACAGCCTTCAAATAGCACGGGACAGTGCAAAAAGGAAGATGGAGTCTACTCCACAGAGCTCAGAGCATGAAACGACAGTAGATCTAGATCTGTACACAGATGACCATCTGGAGCCTGGACAGCAGGCAGAGACCAATCACATGACTGCACCACCCAACCTCACTTACACTCCCCCCAAAGAGTCTCAGTCATCACATGGGACATCCCACAGTAACACTACTTCATCAAAGAGGGAGAATGATGACAGCACTAGTAAGGCAAAGCTTGTCTGTGTCACAACAATGACTTACCAGATTAATCCAAAACCCTGTCTAACAGAATTAAGTCCAAAgccattaaaacattttgattatGAAAAACAGGTTACACCAGGAAGTTGTGCTCAGATCAGCTACCTGGAGCAAGGTTATGATTTAAGACAGGCACAGCAAGACCGAATGAATATGCTGTCCCACAACACACAACCCGAAACTATACAAAGCTGGGGAAAAGCCCAGAAAAATAAGCTGACGAAGCACCAATGTATGGACAAATCTGCTGAAGTTATCTTTAGTGTGTGCCATGATTGTCATTACATCCACGATTTCTCGTGTGATGACCTTCAATACTGTGATGCAAGGAAACATAATTTGCAAACTACAGGAATAATACAGCCACCTCAAGGGGAAAGAGGTGTGACAGCACctccacagagacacacttgccttagagaaaaagatcaaatttaTGTTGTCTGCAATACCTGTAACAAATCCCATGACTGCCTATGTGAGGAAGCACAGAGGTGCCGGGACTGTGGTCATTCGTTGCAATACTTGGCGGAAATGAACAAAGAAGAAAcatacacactttctaagcccaTGCCTCTTCACCAATGCTGTACTGAAACACAGCCTAAATTTGCTTGCCTAACTTGCAAAGTTTTCCATGCTGTTTCCTGTAAGGATGAGCAGTGCCttaaaaaaacccacaatgTGCAGAAACTAAAATCTGAGTGCTCAAGTTGTTCAGACCCTGAGCTTCACACCCTGTGTAGGTTTTGCTGTGCCCAGTATTGCAAAACCTGTTGGTTTAAAAATCCCATGGAGTGCAAGTGTGGCAAGCCATTCTCCTCACCTGTTTAA